In Saccharomonospora marina XMU15, one genomic interval encodes:
- a CDS encoding anti-sigma factor antagonist (This anti-anti-sigma factor, or anti-sigma factor antagonist, belongs to a family that includes characterized members SpoIIAA, RsbV, RsfA, and RsfB.), giving the protein MRSKDQDIMTTQSTAKTLPGSVEAHGMRIEAEQRSSDVVLVRVSGEVDLLSAPELRRWVREAISPGIGVVLELDGIGFLGSAGLSVLAELCEQAGREGLRWAIVATKRVVLRPLEATGLVSQMSVYGSTEDAIHAVTTQ; this is encoded by the coding sequence GTGCGTAGCAAAGATCAAGACATCATGACCACTCAGTCGACCGCTAAGACCCTGCCCGGGTCAGTTGAAGCACACGGCATGCGTATCGAGGCCGAACAGCGGTCGAGTGACGTGGTGCTGGTGCGTGTGTCGGGCGAGGTCGACCTGCTCTCCGCCCCCGAACTCCGCCGCTGGGTCCGGGAAGCGATCAGTCCCGGCATCGGTGTCGTACTCGAACTCGACGGGATCGGGTTCCTCGGCTCGGCGGGCCTTTCGGTGCTGGCCGAACTCTGCGAGCAGGCAGGCCGCGAAGGTCTGCGGTGGGCGATCGTGGCCACCAAGCGGGTGGTGCTGCGCCCGCTCGAGGCCACCGGACTGGTCAGCCAGATGTCGGTGTACGGCAGCACGGAGGACGCGATCCACGCGGTGACCACCCAGTAA